Genomic segment of Malus domestica chromosome 15, GDT2T_hap1:
AAAGAGAATATGAGAGTAAGTTAAGCCTCACAACATATCTTTTAAAATAAAAGATGCAATATTCACGTTTGAATTTTGGATAGATTTATCTATCCCCAAACTATTCTATGATGCTTAATAAAGCTAAAAAATAAGGAAgttaactctttttttttttttaatacatcaaTAGttttaagggctggtttggtattgctgtgctttgaaaaaaagctgctgtgagaataagcggctgtgctgtgagaataagcggctgtgaaataaagccagtagagtgtttggtaaacttttttgtgaaagtgcttttggaaaaaaaagcaggatgatagtgtgtcttttcattaaaggagcactgtagctccgtgtgctttaaaaaaactggctttttttcaaagcagcaaatagcagcttcagcttttcctttgatttcagcttattctcacagcagcttccaaaataagccctttttttttcagtttaccaaacacaaaaatgaccctcagctttttttcacagtggctttttttaaaatcacctcaatcccaaacggggccttaCACTAAAGAGAAgtggagttcggctaagccacaatATGAGTAACCTAattttgtatcgaatttgccatctatgagatttgaatttaagacctctaacttacaagtgaagaaaaataccacCAAACTGTGGTATTGAGTGGCGAAAATTGAAGGTTGAAGGGGGCAAAAATGGGAGTATACCTTAAAGTTTTATGGGCAATCCTAAAATTCAACACTATCCTTCAGACCAAAACGCCACAGTTTTACGCATAACACGAGATTTGGAACAAAATAATATACAGCACGAGACATCCGGCGCCGAAATGATTTTCTTCTCCGTCTGAAAACAGGTGTAGACTGCGTTCCACCGCCTCAATTGCAGGAATCAAAACGAAACCCTAGCTTACTGCATATTCCGATAGATTGCAATTATCCAGAGAAAACCCAATTGCAATTGGCGAAGAAGAGCAGCCAAACCCTAAGTAAACAATCAGTAAAGTCAGTGTCCGTACAGGTAACACACAATGGGAAAGAAGCAGCACAGCAAAGATCGAATGTTCATCACCAAAACGGAGTGGGCCACCGAATGGGGCGGCGCCAAAGCCCAGCCCACCTCCACTCCTTTCAAGCGCCTCCCCTTCTATTGCTGCGCgtaccccccccccctctctctctctctctctctctatatatatatataattgcacATTCTTTGTTTTTGGCTAATTTCAACTTTTGTTTGTTAAATTTGGTGCctttcttcaatttttgttgCAGGCTTACGTTTACGCCATTTGAAGACCCAGTGTGCACCGCAGACGGCAGCGTTTTTGATATACTGTGAGTTTTTCGTAGTATGCTATTCTTAGGCACATCTAATTTCGTGGGTTTTACATTAGCTTCACTGTTTTTTTGTTGTGTGGAGATTCTGTGTGacatgaattttgtttttgggttttggaaAATGGGTGCAGGAATATAATTCCATATATCAGAAAGTATGGGAAGCATCCTGTTACCGGAGCTCCGCTGAAGCAGGAGAATCTCATACCGCTAATGTTCCACAAGAATTCTGATGGTTTGTGCTTGTTAGTTTGCTTTTGCATACATTTTGACAAATCATGCATTCATTGGATAGAGTAGATAGTGGTTCATATGCTATAGAAGAACATGTAGGATAGTACCTCCTTTAGTTAGTTGAAGTTGGAATATAAGCTAAACTGGAATTATGGCACTGgattaatgtttattttttccAGTCTTGTGCTGACAGAAATGAttttagaatttttaaagtGGAATATTCAGGACAGGAAAGACTGTTACAGTGCATGATTTAAATGAGATCTCAAACCTGAGTTGGAATATGTGTATTCATGCATACATACGTATCTGCATGAATTTAGTGGTTTAACGATATTAACCATAGAAAATGCAAATGAGAAATTGCTTCAATGACCATGAGGTGTGGTGGTAATTGCTTTCCCAGTTTTAGAACCAATATAACTATGTAAGTTTTGCATAAAGGAACACAGCAAGAAGTCGTAAACCGTAAAGTTATCACATCTCCAGTTAGAACTTTGAGGTTGAAAGTGTTACTGGTATCCCTTTGGTCAAACCAATTTCCAATGGTTTGGTGAATCAAATGAACATTTGGAGGCCTACTTTGTTGTTGACAGAAACCTTATTGAAACTAGTTTCTAAgcacaattttattttttttgaggaaACTCATCAGACGGAATGGTATGATGGATAATTTTAACTACTAGTTGGTTTGGGTGCTATTATCAGCAGAATTTTTCATAGTTTCTTCCTCTGTATAGTTATGGGAGTATGTCAGCCAGACGGTTTTTGTTTGCTTCACCATTTTTATACCTCTGATTTGGCAGTTCATAATCTGTTGTTTAGGTATCTTCTCTTAGacgattgaattttttttttttttcacttgttgTGTAGGAGAGTTTCAGTGCCCTGTTTTGAACAAAGTTTTCACTGAATTTACACACATAGTTGCTGTGAAGACAACAGGAAATGTCTTCTCCTATGAGGTTTGTTTTCTTGCTATGATATAGTGTCAATGGTATAAGTTTTCTTCAGATTGTATAATACATATAACTGTTCTGTATACATTTTTATCTCACTTCTTCTTTCACTTTTTAGGCAGTTAAAGAACTAAACATCAAGACCAAGAATTGGAAGGAGCTCCTCACAGATGAACCATTTTCTAAGGAAGACCTGATTACCATTCAGGTACTGGAGAATTTTgagatatatttttttgtatcgAAACATTGTAAGTTCTTGTTTGAATATCATTGGTTTTTATGGATGCCCTTTGCAGAATCCCAATGCACTTGACAGCAAGGTTCTAGTGGAGTTCGATCATGTTAAAAATAGTCTGAAAATTGATGATGAAGGTGAGCTAGACGCTTCATTACCATTGTGGGTCAACTATAGTGTTATTTTTCTGTTaataacttttatttattttcttctttttatttcatctctttttcagattttaagagAATGAGTGCAGACCCCACCTTTAACATTAATGTAAATGGAGATATCAAGCAGATGCTCAAAGAGCTTGGAACTGAAAAAGGAAGGCTAGCTGCACTGCATGGAGGAGGTGGCAGCAAGGCACAAAATGAACGGGCTGCTGCACTTGAAGCCATTTTAGCTGCAAGATCGCGTATTAAAGAGGATCcgaaatcaaaatcaaatgggGAGGTGAAAGCTCAGGCATATAGTATTGTGGAtgctgcttctgcttctgtGCATGGAAGAAGTGCTGCTGCCGCCAGAGCCACATCAAGTGACAAAACTGCTGCTCGAATTGCTATGCACAAGGCTGGTGAGAGGGCACCAGTGAATGCAAAGATGGTTAGCTGATTTTATTTATAATCTCTCCTACCCAATAGTAAATGCTAGGAGCTACAGTATGATTATTAAACTTAATTGTGTTTAATGTTTAAAAGAGTAGCACTATTCCAGCAACAATTATTTTTCCTCGCTGTCTGTTTAACACAAGTATTAATTTCAGGTAAAGAGCAGATTCACCACGGGTGCTGCTTCCAGATCTTTCACTTCTACCGCCTTTACTCCTGTTActgaaaatgaatttgaatatgTCAAAGTTGAGAAGAAtccaaaaaagaaaggatatgtACAACTACACACAACACATGGTGATTTGAACATTGAGCTACACTGTGATATTGCCCCCAGAGCTTGCGAGAACTTCATCACTCTTTGTGAACGTGGCTATTATAACGGAGTAGGTTTTCATAGAAGCATTAGGTATGGTGATATGCTCTAGTTTAAATTCCTTGTTCAAGTTAAATTCTTGTTGTGAATGAAGATAGAAATGGTTAAGGATTTACGATTCACTTTTCTGTGTAGGAATTTTATGATTCAAGGTGGTGATCCTACTGGTAATGGGACAGGAGGGGAATCTATATGGGGAAAGCCTTTTAATGATGAAGTGAACTCCAAGTTACTGCACTCTGGAAGGGGTGTTGTTAGTATGGCTAACAGTGGGCCACACACTAATGGCTCCCAATTTTTCATCCTTTACAAATCTGCAAATCATTTGAACTACAAGCATACGGTTTTCGGTGGAGTTGTCGGTGGCTTGACCACATTGGCAGTAATGGAAAAGGTTCCTGTTGATGATAATGACCGACCTTTGGTAAgtttattgttttttcttttatcaaaaCTAAAGTCCTGTATtcatgttttataattttttacctTTTCAAATAAGTATTCATGTCTGTTGATTGTAAGCATTTTATCAGGtgtgtataagaatcatccatctACATTATATGTGTTTACTGTTTTAAATTGTCACTCTCGTTCTAGATCATGCTGGCTAGAGTTTATTGAAAGCCCTAACGTAATATTGT
This window contains:
- the LOC103415383 gene encoding peptidyl-prolyl cis-trans isomerase CYP65-like, producing the protein MGKKQHSKDRMFITKTEWATEWGGAKAQPTSTPFKRLPFYCCALTFTPFEDPVCTADGSVFDILNIIPYIRKYGKHPVTGAPLKQENLIPLMFHKNSDGEFQCPVLNKVFTEFTHIVAVKTTGNVFSYEAVKELNIKTKNWKELLTDEPFSKEDLITIQNPNALDSKVLVEFDHVKNSLKIDDEDFKRMSADPTFNINVNGDIKQMLKELGTEKGRLAALHGGGGSKAQNERAAALEAILAARSRIKEDPKSKSNGEVKAQAYSIVDAASASVHGRSAAAARATSSDKTAARIAMHKAGERAPVNAKMVKSRFTTGAASRSFTSTAFTPVTENEFEYVKVEKNPKKKGYVQLHTTHGDLNIELHCDIAPRACENFITLCERGYYNGVGFHRSIRNFMIQGGDPTGNGTGGESIWGKPFNDEVNSKLLHSGRGVVSMANSGPHTNGSQFFILYKSANHLNYKHTVFGGVVGGLTTLAVMEKVPVDDNDRPLEEIKITSVTIFVNPYTEPDEEEEKAKAEEKAQDEDNDKVGSWFSNPGTGVESGLGGGGGVGKYLKARSALPEPAAVGAGLTELPSTKKRKSGVSASNFNDFSSW